One segment of Sylvia atricapilla isolate bSylAtr1 chromosome 8, bSylAtr1.pri, whole genome shotgun sequence DNA contains the following:
- the SFTPD gene encoding pulmonary surfactant-associated protein D produces the protein MLSYSSYILIALAALSVTCHALSKCPEISGLPGIPGRHGLKGLPDSLATKHHNALANLKHRLLRLEAVLALNGKIRKAGEKMFASNGNKTDFASALQSCEKAGGTLAAPKNEEENKAIMDIVKQHNQYAYVGIRMGEVSGQFKYLNGMALNYVNWHKHEPNGKGKEKCVEMYTDGTWNDKKCNMNRLTICKF, from the exons ATGTTGTCTTACTCATCCTACATCCTCATAGCACTGGCTGCTTTGTCAGTGACTTGCCATGCACTGAGTAAATGTCCAGAAATTTCTGGGCTACCTGGTATCCCTGGAAGACATGGTCTGAAAG GTCTGCCTGATTCTCTGGCCACCAAACACCACAATGCTTTAGCAAATTTGAAACACCGACTTTTGCGACTTGAAGCTG TGCTTGCTTTGAatgggaaaataagaaaagcaggagagaaaatgttTGCCAGCAACGGGAATAAAACTGACTTTGCATCTGCACTGCAATCCTGTGAAAAGGCTGGAGGAACTCTTGCAGCTCCCAAGAATGAGGAGGAGAATAAAGCTATTATGGACATTGTGAAACAGCATAACCAATATGCTTACGTGGGCATCAGAATGGGGGAGGTTTCAGGCCAGTTTAAGTATTTGAATGGCATGGCTTTGAATTATGTCAACTGGCACAAGCATGAGCCTAATggcaaagggaaagagaaatgtgtGGAGATGTACACTGATGGCACCTGGAATGACAAAAAATGCAACATGAATCGTCTTACAATCTGCAAATTTTAA